In Trichocoleus desertorum NBK24, the following are encoded in one genomic region:
- the mnmE gene encoding tRNA uridine-5-carboxymethylaminomethyl(34) synthesis GTPase MnmE yields the protein MSRRVTQGKTIAAIATAIVPQQGSVGIVRMSGAEAVAIAKTLFHAPGQQTWQSHQILYGYVRHPETQQVVDEALLLLMLTPRSYTREDVVEFHCHGGIMAVQQVLQLCLEQGAQLAQPGEFTLRAFLNGRLDLTQAESIADLVGARSPQAAQTALAGLQGKLAHPIRQLRTTCLDILAEIEARIDFEEDLAPLNEPGIQAQLHQVVAEVTQILATAEQGELLRTGLKVAIVGRPNVGKSSLLNAWSRSDRAIVTDLPGTTRDVVESQLVVGGIPVQVLDTAGIRDTEDQVEKIGVERSRLAAQAADLVLFTIDAQAGWTEADQTIYDQVHHRPLILVINKIDLVAPPHLESITYPAPIRRVVTTAAAQNQGIADLEQAILATVQTENLQAANLDLAINQRQAAALTRAKASLQQVQDTMSDRLPLDFWTIDLRGAIQALGEITGEEVTESVLDRIFNRFCIGK from the coding sequence ATGTCTAGGAGAGTCACACAGGGAAAAACGATCGCCGCGATCGCCACAGCCATTGTGCCGCAACAAGGAAGCGTTGGCATTGTACGTATGTCTGGAGCTGAAGCAGTCGCGATCGCCAAAACCCTGTTTCATGCCCCTGGACAGCAAACTTGGCAGAGCCACCAAATCCTCTACGGCTATGTGCGCCACCCCGAAACCCAGCAAGTGGTAGACGAAGCCTTACTGCTGTTGATGCTAACTCCCCGTTCCTACACCCGTGAAGATGTCGTCGAGTTTCACTGTCACGGCGGCATCATGGCGGTGCAGCAGGTTTTGCAGCTTTGCTTAGAGCAAGGAGCACAACTGGCACAACCCGGAGAGTTTACCCTCCGAGCGTTCCTGAATGGCCGACTTGACTTAACCCAAGCCGAAAGCATTGCCGACTTAGTGGGAGCGCGATCGCCTCAAGCCGCTCAAACCGCTCTAGCAGGATTACAAGGTAAACTCGCCCATCCCATTCGCCAACTCCGAACCACTTGTTTAGACATCTTGGCTGAAATTGAAGCCCGGATTGACTTTGAAGAAGACCTCGCACCTCTGAATGAGCCAGGAATTCAAGCGCAACTCCATCAAGTAGTGGCTGAGGTGACTCAGATTCTCGCTACTGCTGAACAAGGAGAACTGCTGCGAACTGGCCTCAAAGTTGCGATCGTCGGTCGTCCGAATGTCGGTAAATCCAGCTTACTCAATGCTTGGAGCCGTAGCGATCGCGCCATTGTCACCGATCTCCCTGGCACCACCCGTGATGTCGTCGAATCTCAGCTAGTAGTCGGTGGTATCCCCGTACAAGTGTTAGATACTGCGGGAATCCGCGACACCGAAGACCAAGTCGAAAAAATTGGCGTAGAGCGATCGCGCTTAGCAGCCCAAGCCGCTGATTTAGTGCTATTCACCATTGATGCTCAAGCAGGCTGGACCGAGGCTGACCAAACCATCTATGACCAAGTGCATCACCGACCGTTGATTTTAGTTATCAACAAAATTGATTTAGTCGCACCCCCACATCTCGAATCAATCACTTATCCTGCACCCATCCGGCGAGTCGTCACCACAGCCGCCGCCCAAAACCAAGGCATTGCTGACCTAGAGCAAGCCATCCTTGCCACCGTCCAGACCGAAAACCTGCAAGCCGCCAATTTAGATTTAGCCATCAACCAACGCCAAGCCGCTGCCCTAACTCGTGCCAAAGCGTCTCTACAGCAAGTCCAAGACACCATGAGCGATCGCCTCCCCCTCGACTTCTGGACAATTGATCTGCGCGGAGCCATTCAAGCCTTGGGAGAAATCACAGGCGAAGAAGTCACTGAATCTGTACTCGATCGCATCTTTAACCGCTTTTGTATTGGTAAGTAA
- a CDS encoding mechanosensitive ion channel codes for MLGSLSAGTGIKLGLLALVGLLLVFGDHRIPAWVNLLLDRFASPPVKEFYQKVVEPHQELGWVVAILGLVELLAILIPEKRGQAFVEVPVSLGLTITTSWFVSRLFKQFFEFYILEAVIKSGRKSNSEFLILMQLLVNVGIVLVAIVLFAQTHRINIVGLIASLGIGGLSVAFAAQKTLEQPA; via the coding sequence ATGTTGGGTTCTTTGAGCGCTGGCACCGGAATAAAGTTAGGTTTGCTCGCATTGGTGGGGCTGCTGTTGGTGTTTGGCGATCATCGGATTCCTGCCTGGGTCAACTTACTGCTCGATCGCTTTGCCTCGCCGCCTGTCAAAGAGTTTTATCAAAAGGTCGTGGAACCGCACCAGGAACTTGGTTGGGTGGTGGCGATTTTGGGATTAGTAGAACTCCTGGCAATACTGATTCCTGAAAAGCGAGGGCAGGCGTTTGTTGAGGTGCCTGTCAGCCTGGGTCTAACCATTACAACCAGTTGGTTTGTTTCTCGTTTATTCAAGCAATTTTTTGAGTTTTACATCTTAGAAGCAGTTATTAAAAGTGGGCGGAAGTCAAATAGTGAATTCCTGATTTTGATGCAACTGCTGGTGAATGTTGGCATTGTGCTTGTAGCGATCGTGCTCTTTGCCCAAACCCACCGCATCAACATCGTTGGCTTAATTGCCAGCTTAGGAATTGGCGGTTTATCGGTGGCTTTTGCTGCCCAAAAAACACTAGAACAACCTGCTTGA
- a CDS encoding transposase: protein MAPTSRLYDALHDYLSQCQDLWRDVRHLQTLCWMMVGIIQSQQIHLNGFGVYVLSRATYAQSHQRRFRRWLSNRRIDVASMHQVLMAQALSQWSHERIYLSLDTTVLWNCFCLVWVGVVYRGRTLPIAWRVVAQSSSSVRLWTIQRVLRQSARLLPEGVAVVLLADRGFADGKLMKYLTQTLGWHFRIRIKSSFQFQLAGRWHRVSSVRLQPGQAYFTPAVFLGKKKPYGNVYLAFAHDRDADEDWVVVSDEPTTLQTFAQYRLRFQVEESFLDLKSNGFNLEASRLRDKFALTQLCGVMALTMLFLVLQGVQVVTSCQRRLVDTHWNRGMSYLKLGWNWIRLAITQQRKLSLFQFLSSAPDPHPAIASQRQQDQSLNREFIVLKRFPAF from the coding sequence ATGGCTCCTACTTCCCGTCTCTATGATGCGTTGCACGATTATCTGAGTCAATGCCAAGACCTCTGGCGCGATGTTCGACATCTGCAAACGTTGTGCTGGATGATGGTTGGCATCATCCAAAGTCAGCAGATTCATCTCAATGGTTTTGGAGTTTATGTTCTGAGCCGCGCCACCTATGCTCAGTCCCATCAACGACGATTTCGGCGGTGGTTGTCGAATCGTCGCATTGACGTGGCAAGCATGCATCAGGTGCTGATGGCTCAAGCCTTATCTCAATGGAGTCACGAGCGGATCTATTTGAGCTTGGACACCACAGTGCTGTGGAATTGCTTCTGCCTGGTGTGGGTCGGGGTTGTGTATCGAGGACGAACCCTTCCCATCGCTTGGAGAGTCGTTGCCCAATCCAGCAGCAGTGTGCGATTGTGGACGATTCAACGGGTGCTGCGCCAATCGGCACGGTTGCTGCCAGAAGGAGTCGCAGTCGTCTTGCTCGCAGACCGAGGTTTTGCAGATGGCAAGTTGATGAAGTATCTCACCCAGACCTTGGGTTGGCATTTCCGTATCCGCATCAAAAGCTCGTTCCAGTTTCAACTCGCCGGTCGTTGGCACCGGGTTTCATCGGTGCGACTGCAACCAGGCCAAGCCTACTTCACCCCAGCCGTGTTCCTGGGTAAAAAGAAACCCTATGGCAATGTTTACCTGGCCTTTGCTCATGACCGAGATGCGGATGAAGATTGGGTGGTCGTCAGCGATGAACCCACCACTTTACAAACCTTTGCCCAATACCGATTGCGGTTCCAAGTGGAAGAATCCTTTTTGGATCTCAAGTCGAATGGCTTCAACTTGGAAGCATCACGCTTACGGGACAAGTTTGCGCTAACTCAACTGTGTGGGGTGATGGCGCTGACCATGCTGTTTCTAGTGTTGCAAGGGGTTCAGGTGGTGACATCATGCCAGCGCCGTTTGGTCGATACTCACTGGAATCGGGGCATGAGTTATCTCAAGTTGGGCTGGAACTGGATTCGTTTAGCGATTACTCAACAGCGGAAACTCTCTCTGTTTCAGTTTCTATCGAGTGCACCGGACCCGCACCCTGCGATCGCTTCTCAACGACAACAGGATCAGTCCTTGAATCGTGAGTTTATTGTTCTGAAACGCTTTCCAGCTTTTTAG
- a CDS encoding mechanosensitive ion channel domain-containing protein produces MSVKQLEQLLGGIVLYLDRPFVVDDYIGLPDGVFGRVESIGLRSTKIRTSGKGTLVIVPNSSLTQLTIENYTGGKKVMALVYLNFYQVIAIADRALVQQIIIDSTDDIFGIDTQNTIVTFKDFTDALGQARSQAQVTFFILGSEEVSMTLRRQLLDIANQTITEKLKTYGMTFDIEEPTIYVDAPITI; encoded by the coding sequence TTGTCAGTCAAGCAGCTAGAACAACTCTTAGGAGGAATCGTTTTATATCTCGATCGCCCCTTTGTGGTAGATGACTATATTGGCTTGCCAGATGGCGTATTCGGACGAGTGGAATCGATCGGTTTACGCTCAACTAAGATTCGTACTTCGGGCAAGGGGACATTAGTAATTGTGCCCAATAGTTCTCTAACACAGTTAACGATTGAGAATTATACAGGCGGCAAGAAGGTGATGGCTTTGGTTTACTTGAATTTCTATCAAGTGATTGCAATCGCTGACCGAGCCTTGGTGCAACAGATTATTATTGACAGCACCGATGATATTTTTGGCATCGATACCCAGAATACTATTGTTACGTTTAAGGATTTCACTGATGCTTTGGGACAGGCGCGATCGCAAGCTCAAGTCACCTTCTTTATTTTGGGTTCAGAAGAAGTATCAATGACCCTGCGGCGGCAGCTTCTCGATATTGCCAACCAAACCATTACAGAAAAACTCAAAACCTACGGGATGACATTTGATATCGAAGAGCCAACCATTTATGTGGATGCTCCCATCACCATCTAA
- a CDS encoding mechanosensitive ion channel family protein: MNIANSVSSFIQVDVARAILQRATIFLLFVLLSLLVGRYTPEIVKLVIRRFSPEQVAEIYDHLIDPIKPVFKVAGTFVLISWSLAWIRAYPAFYGFIKPFIDLAVVTSLAWLASRLFRQFVRTYGIDLVRKVGREVDELLLVVETLANVLIGFIAVFAFAQSQQFNLIGLMASLGLGGLAIAFAAQKTLEQLLSTVVLYLDRPFEPGDYIRLPSGLFGRVESIGLRSTKIRTAAKSTLFIVPNSTLANLEIENITRGKKIMVLLYLDFLNNLQDREQALVQQVIIESTDSVFGIDPGSTNITFTQQAPPQATQARVTFFILGSSENSLQLRKRLLEVANTKISQQLRNFGIEFVLQEPTIYIESPITI, encoded by the coding sequence ATGAATATTGCTAATTCAGTTTCTAGTTTCATTCAAGTTGATGTTGCCAGAGCAATATTGCAAAGAGCAACTATTTTCTTATTATTTGTGCTGCTCTCTTTACTGGTTGGTCGCTATACTCCTGAAATTGTCAAGTTAGTAATTCGGCGGTTTTCACCAGAACAAGTCGCAGAAATTTATGACCATTTAATTGACCCGATTAAACCAGTTTTCAAGGTTGCTGGCACTTTCGTTTTGATTTCCTGGTCTCTCGCTTGGATTCGAGCCTATCCTGCGTTTTATGGCTTTATTAAGCCGTTTATTGATCTAGCAGTCGTTACAAGTTTAGCTTGGCTTGCTTCCAGGCTATTCCGGCAGTTTGTTCGCACCTATGGCATTGATTTAGTGCGGAAAGTAGGCCGAGAAGTTGATGAATTGTTACTAGTAGTAGAGACGTTAGCCAACGTCTTGATTGGGTTTATTGCTGTCTTTGCTTTTGCCCAGAGTCAGCAATTTAACTTAATTGGCTTAATGGCAAGCTTAGGTTTAGGCGGATTAGCGATCGCCTTTGCCGCCCAAAAAACCTTAGAACAATTGCTCAGCACAGTTGTCTTGTATTTAGACCGTCCCTTTGAACCAGGAGACTATATTCGCTTGCCCAGTGGATTATTTGGACGGGTAGAGTCTATCGGGTTGCGCTCTACTAAAATCCGCACTGCGGCGAAAAGTACGCTATTTATTGTACCCAATTCTACTCTGGCCAACTTAGAGATTGAAAACATTACTAGAGGCAAGAAAATCATGGTCTTGCTCTATCTAGATTTCTTGAATAATTTGCAAGACCGAGAGCAAGCTTTAGTGCAACAAGTGATTATCGAAAGTACCGATTCAGTGTTTGGCATTGACCCAGGTAGCACCAATATTACTTTTACTCAACAAGCTCCACCGCAAGCAACCCAAGCCAGAGTTACATTTTTTATCTTGGGTTCTAGTGAAAACTCGCTGCAACTTAGGAAGCGATTGCTAGAGGTTGCCAATACTAAAATTTCTCAACAACTGAGAAACTTCGGTATTGAGTTTGTACTACAAGAACCCACAATTTATATTGAATCTCCCATCACAATTTAA
- a CDS encoding IS1 family transposase (programmed frameshift), producing the protein MECKLCAYPRTHKHGKAPNGSQRYFCPQCQQTFNERFDTLYYHRQVTPEQIRQVLQAHSEGSSLRGISRTSGLAYNTVVSIVRAASQQAQLVHNAQVQAVQTQEVSADELWSFVKKQKQCLPDELEVGDCWIGVSLADSSGLILAARVGKHTDELIEELVVSSEGKTVCRCWNSDGWGGYERVLPPEILHHLGKDKTQRLERTNGVVRQQTGRWHRRQNKFGKVWEQTKVTTRIVVSYFNWIWQHSRLKTTAAQRAGLTLQPWTWHDLITYPTII; encoded by the exons ATGGAATGCAAACTCTGTGCTTACCCCCGCACCCATAAACATGGCAAAGCTCCTAACGGTAGCCAACGATATTTCTGTCCGCAGTGCCAGCAAACGTTCAATGAACGCTTTGACACCTTGTACTATCATCGCCAAGTCACGCCAGAACAGATTCGACAGGTATTGCAGGCCCATAGCGAAGGCAGCAGTCTGAGAGGGATTAGCCGCACGAGTGGACTGGCCTATAACACAGTCGTTAGCATCGTTCGTGCTGCTAGTCAGCAGGCGCAATTGGTGCATAATGCTCAAGTTCAGGCAGTACAAACACAGGAAGTGAGCGCGGATGAACTGTGGTCATTTGTC AAAAAACAGAAACAGTGCCTTCCCGACGAGTTAGAGGTGGGGGATTGCTGGATTGGCGTGAGTCTAGCGGATTCGAGTGGACTGATCCTAGCGGCCCGAGTGGGAAAACATACGGATGAATTGATTGAGGAGTTAGTGGTTAGTAGTGAAGGCAAAACCGTCTGTAGATGTTGGAATAGTGATGGTTGGGGAGGCTACGAGAGAGTATTGCCGCCTGAGATTCTCCACCATCTTGGTAAAGATAAGACGCAACGCTTAGAGAGAACCAATGGAGTGGTGAGACAACAGACCGGACGGTGGCACCGCAGACAGAACAAGTTTGGCAAGGTGTGGGAACAAACCAAGGTAACGACGCGGATAGTCGTGAGTTACTTCAATTGGATTTGGCAGCATAGTCGCTTGAAGACGACAGCAGCGCAACGAGCAGGATTAACGCTACAGCCCTGGACTTGGCATGATTTAATCACTTATCCCACTATTATTTGA
- a CDS encoding YdiU family protein has product MTPAARTNPFLALNYEPAFESLGEDYSDVVAAAAFPAQILRWRNDDLLPKIGLDPQAVTDEDFIEAFGRFEGRQPLLAMRYHGYQFGEYNAFLGDGRGFLYGQVRGTDGELYDFGTKGSGTTPYSRGGDGRLTLKGGVREVLAAEALNYLGVRTSRCLSMIETGENLWRGDEPSPTRSSVMVRFNRSHIRFGTFERLHYVKRKDLIQKLLDHVIEYYYPHLQGESDRYALFYAELVQRVAELTAQWMSVGFCHAVLNTDNMSITGESFDYGPYAFMDHYDLRFTAAYFDYSGRYCYGNQPGICQLNLEMLQTPLSAVMAIADMEAGLAKFGDYYYATYRQRMLNKLGFAELPEAETNELIKRTLQLLEVCEVGYHAFFRELKQQFNVSWREDGGILNTADFATNDEQKACLDRWRQHYHTLLISQPIEEMENIAQRLNRHNPTTPLIRPEVEAIWEPITQEDNWQPFYDLLAKIRTGN; this is encoded by the coding sequence ATGACCCCCGCTGCTCGTACCAATCCTTTCCTGGCTCTCAACTACGAACCTGCCTTTGAATCGTTAGGGGAAGACTACTCTGATGTGGTCGCTGCCGCTGCGTTTCCTGCCCAAATTTTGCGGTGGCGTAACGATGACCTCCTGCCCAAAATCGGCCTTGACCCGCAAGCGGTGACAGACGAAGACTTCATTGAGGCGTTTGGCAGGTTTGAGGGTCGCCAACCACTGCTGGCAATGCGTTACCACGGCTATCAGTTTGGTGAATATAACGCTTTCTTGGGGGATGGTCGGGGCTTCCTTTACGGTCAAGTGCGCGGCACCGATGGCGAACTCTACGACTTTGGTACTAAAGGCTCTGGCACCACTCCCTACTCTCGTGGTGGCGACGGCAGACTGACACTAAAAGGCGGCGTGCGGGAAGTCTTGGCGGCAGAAGCGCTGAACTATCTGGGTGTGCGGACTTCTCGTTGCTTGAGCATGATTGAAACGGGAGAAAACTTGTGGCGCGGTGATGAACCCTCCCCCACTCGCTCCTCAGTGATGGTGCGCTTCAACCGATCGCATATCCGCTTTGGCACCTTTGAGCGCTTGCACTACGTGAAGCGGAAGGATCTGATTCAAAAGCTGCTAGACCATGTGATTGAGTACTACTATCCTCACTTGCAGGGAGAGAGCGATCGCTATGCCCTGTTCTATGCAGAGCTAGTGCAACGGGTGGCAGAACTGACGGCACAGTGGATGTCGGTAGGGTTCTGTCATGCGGTGCTAAACACGGACAACATGTCGATCACTGGAGAGAGTTTTGATTACGGTCCTTATGCCTTTATGGACCATTACGATCTTCGCTTTACAGCCGCCTATTTTGACTATTCTGGGCGCTACTGCTATGGCAACCAGCCGGGAATCTGTCAGCTCAATCTAGAAATGCTGCAAACGCCTTTGTCTGCGGTGATGGCGATCGCGGATATGGAAGCGGGTTTAGCCAAGTTTGGCGATTACTACTATGCCACCTATCGTCAACGCATGTTGAATAAACTCGGTTTTGCTGAGCTACCAGAAGCAGAGACCAATGAACTCATTAAACGGACGCTGCAATTGCTGGAAGTGTGTGAAGTGGGATACCACGCTTTCTTCCGCGAGCTGAAACAACAGTTCAACGTCAGTTGGCGAGAAGATGGCGGCATCCTAAACACTGCTGACTTCGCTACTAACGATGAGCAAAAAGCCTGTTTAGATCGTTGGCGGCAACATTATCACACCCTGCTAATCAGCCAGCCCATCGAGGAAATGGAGAACATAGCCCAAAGGCTCAACCGACATAACCCCACCACACCTCTGATCCGCCCTGAAGTTGAAGCGATTTGGGAACCGATCACCCAAGAAGATAACTGGCAGCCATTCTATGATCTGCTAGCAAAGATTCGTACCGGAAATTGA
- a CDS encoding bifunctional (p)ppGpp synthetase/guanosine-3',5'-bis(diphosphate) 3'-pyrophosphohydrolase: MNLTATVPSTPFVVPDWLQECLLTQQKGSEANATGHFEETDLICRAFEFAYQLHEGQYRASGEPYIAHPVAVSGLLRDLGGSSAMIAAGFLHDVVEDTEVTAEEIEERFGPEVRRLVEGVTKLSKFNFSSKRERQAENFRRMFLAMAQDIRVIVVKLADRLHNMRTLEHLPEAKRRSIAQETREIFAPLANRLGIGRFKWELEDLSFKYLEPEAYREMQQLVSEKRTDREERLNKVAEILRDRLQQIGVQHSEISGRPKHLYGIYQKMQRQQKEFHEIYDVAAVRVIMQNNDECYRALAVVHDSFRPIPGRFKDYIGLPKSNRYQSLHTSVIGLNGRPLEVQIRTVEMHHVAEYGIAAHWKYKETGGSSTLLTASDEKFTWLRQLLEWQSDLKDAQEYLESVKDNLFDGDVYAFTPKGDVVPLCPGATSVDFAYRIHTEVGNHCAGAKVNGRIVTLDTPLQNGDIVEILTQKNSHPSLDWLNFVVTSGARNRIRQWYKRSHRDENLLRGRELLEKELGKSGFDALLKSQPMQVTAERCNYHSVEDLLAALGYGEVTLSLVVNRLRETVKAQQPVAPALEVLPLHTSTRPVPVVPTNKSPIAGVEGLLYHLAGCCNPVPGERIIGVVTRGSHGISIHRQGCQNSDQIPGDRLVPVSWNPIDEERARPQNYPVDIQIDVIDRVGVLKDILSRLTDNNINVRNAQVKTFPDQTATINLGIDIRDHAQLERTFSQVKKLSDVLNIRRLNQIED; the protein is encoded by the coding sequence ATGAACCTAACGGCGACAGTTCCCAGCACCCCTTTTGTCGTTCCTGATTGGCTTCAGGAATGTTTGCTCACCCAGCAAAAAGGTTCTGAAGCCAATGCGACTGGTCACTTTGAAGAAACAGATCTCATTTGTCGTGCCTTCGAGTTTGCCTATCAGTTGCATGAAGGGCAATATCGCGCCTCTGGCGAACCCTATATTGCCCATCCTGTGGCTGTTTCAGGGTTGCTGAGAGACTTGGGGGGTAGCAGCGCCATGATTGCTGCGGGCTTCCTCCACGATGTGGTAGAAGATACCGAAGTGACAGCCGAAGAAATTGAGGAACGCTTTGGCCCAGAGGTGAGACGGTTGGTGGAGGGGGTCACCAAGCTGTCGAAGTTTAACTTTTCTAGCAAACGGGAACGCCAAGCTGAAAACTTCCGCCGCATGTTCTTGGCAATGGCTCAAGACATTCGAGTGATTGTCGTTAAGCTGGCCGATCGCCTCCACAATATGCGGACCCTGGAGCACCTACCCGAAGCGAAGCGCCGTAGCATTGCCCAGGAAACCAGAGAAATCTTTGCACCGCTTGCTAACCGCTTGGGGATCGGTCGGTTTAAGTGGGAATTGGAGGATTTGTCGTTTAAGTATTTAGAGCCAGAAGCCTATCGCGAAATGCAGCAGTTGGTGTCCGAAAAGCGCACCGATCGCGAAGAGCGGCTCAACAAAGTAGCAGAGATTCTGCGCGATCGCCTCCAGCAAATTGGAGTGCAGCATTCAGAAATTAGCGGTCGTCCTAAGCATCTTTACGGCATCTATCAAAAGATGCAGCGACAGCAAAAAGAATTCCATGAGATTTACGATGTAGCTGCGGTGCGAGTGATTATGCAAAACAACGATGAGTGCTATCGCGCTTTAGCCGTTGTTCACGACTCGTTTCGCCCGATCCCCGGGCGCTTTAAAGATTACATTGGCTTGCCCAAGTCCAATCGCTACCAATCTTTGCATACTAGCGTCATCGGCCTGAACGGACGCCCACTAGAAGTCCAGATTCGGACTGTAGAAATGCATCATGTGGCGGAATACGGGATCGCCGCTCACTGGAAATATAAAGAAACGGGGGGGAGCAGTACGCTGCTGACTGCCTCCGATGAGAAATTCACCTGGCTGCGACAGTTACTGGAGTGGCAAAGTGATCTCAAAGACGCTCAAGAATACTTGGAAAGCGTCAAAGATAACTTGTTTGATGGCGATGTCTACGCTTTCACGCCCAAGGGTGATGTGGTGCCGCTTTGTCCGGGTGCGACCTCAGTTGATTTTGCTTACCGCATCCATACGGAAGTAGGCAACCACTGTGCAGGTGCTAAGGTGAATGGTCGCATCGTCACGCTAGATACGCCCTTACAAAACGGCGATATTGTCGAAATTCTGACCCAGAAAAACTCACACCCTAGCCTCGACTGGCTAAACTTTGTTGTCACCAGTGGAGCCAGAAACCGCATCCGGCAATGGTACAAGCGATCGCACCGAGACGAGAACCTGCTGCGGGGTCGAGAACTGCTAGAAAAAGAATTAGGCAAGAGTGGCTTTGATGCCCTGCTGAAGTCTCAACCCATGCAAGTGACGGCGGAGCGCTGCAACTATCACAGTGTGGAAGATTTACTGGCAGCTTTGGGCTATGGAGAAGTGACGCTGAGCCTAGTAGTCAACCGTTTACGAGAAACGGTCAAGGCTCAACAACCTGTAGCCCCAGCGCTGGAAGTACTGCCACTCCATACCAGCACTCGGCCTGTTCCCGTTGTGCCCACTAATAAGTCCCCGATCGCGGGCGTTGAAGGGCTACTCTATCACTTGGCGGGTTGTTGTAACCCCGTCCCTGGTGAGCGCATTATAGGGGTGGTGACGCGCGGGAGTCATGGCATTTCGATTCACCGTCAAGGTTGCCAAAATAGCGATCAAATCCCCGGCGATCGCCTCGTTCCTGTAAGTTGGAACCCCATTGACGAAGAGCGGGCTAGACCTCAAAACTATCCGGTGGATATTCAGATTGATGTGATCGATCGCGTGGGTGTGCTGAAGGATATTCTGTCCCGCTTGACCGACAACAACATTAACGTCCGCAATGCTCAGGTGAAGACCTTTCCCGATCAAACGGCTACGATCAACCTCGGCATTGATATTCGCGACCATGCCCAGCTAGAGCGCACCTTCAGCCAAGTTAAGAAACTAAGCGATGTGCTTAATATTCGCCGTCTGAACCAAATCGAAGATTAA
- the patD gene encoding heterocyst frequency control protein PatD produces the protein MLPEAHRQIYQEFLRSLEQLQVKVTQAKPDPAALILNFQEIQQFFQRQVLTLSWDSHPDAVVEQRVQSYQIEMNKQLKLMGADVMFLQAARQSSTAQQRQVQISDRLNLLIGYCNVLLQDKEEG, from the coding sequence ATGTTGCCAGAGGCTCATCGCCAAATCTATCAAGAATTTCTGCGATCGCTAGAGCAGCTTCAAGTGAAAGTAACTCAAGCGAAGCCTGACCCCGCTGCCTTAATCTTAAATTTTCAAGAGATTCAGCAGTTTTTTCAGCGCCAAGTTCTAACGCTTAGTTGGGACAGTCATCCTGATGCGGTGGTGGAACAGCGCGTACAGTCTTATCAAATTGAAATGAATAAGCAGCTCAAGTTGATGGGAGCGGACGTGATGTTTTTACAAGCAGCTCGGCAATCGAGTACGGCTCAGCAACGCCAAGTGCAGATTAGCGATCGCCTCAATTTGCTGATTGGGTATTGTAATGTGCTGCTACAGGACAAGGAGGAAGGATGA
- a CDS encoding zf-TFIIB domain-containing protein has translation MQCPKDRRVELVDSTLAPALAAKCCPDCQGTWIPAAEYESWQAHQPQPKVEALPKVLDVEFVQSPFDAKAALCPECGRYLSRAKVGVRIPFYVERCLDCGGIWCDRGEWDVLEKMGLHTVIQQLFSSEWQTRIREKEYAIAEQQATIDKLGPELAARVFELAEYLQAHPNGDFGVAYLMRRFDKPEPLKKISMSQGPF, from the coding sequence GTGCAATGTCCCAAAGATCGACGAGTAGAGCTGGTAGATAGTACGCTGGCTCCTGCATTGGCGGCGAAGTGCTGCCCTGATTGTCAAGGTACTTGGATTCCAGCGGCGGAGTACGAATCTTGGCAAGCTCATCAACCTCAGCCAAAGGTTGAGGCGTTGCCGAAGGTGCTGGATGTGGAGTTTGTCCAGTCCCCGTTCGATGCCAAGGCTGCGTTGTGCCCGGAGTGTGGTCGCTACCTATCGCGGGCGAAGGTGGGGGTAAGAATTCCTTTTTATGTGGAGCGCTGCTTGGATTGTGGCGGCATCTGGTGCGATCGCGGGGAATGGGATGTTTTAGAGAAGATGGGGCTGCATACAGTAATTCAGCAACTATTTTCTAGTGAGTGGCAAACCCGCATCCGGGAGAAGGAGTACGCGATCGCGGAGCAACAGGCAACCATTGATAAGTTGGGGCCAGAGTTGGCGGCAAGGGTGTTTGAGTTGGCGGAATATTTACAGGCGCACCCAAATGGGGATTTTGGGGTGGCCTATTTGATGCGGCGGTTTGATAAGCCGGAACCGTTAAAGAAGATTTCTATGAGTCAGGGGCCTTTCTAA